GACGGCGTGAACCGCTTCATCTTGAACTTCTCATCGGTGAGCGCCCGCAATGGCAACGTCGGGCAGGTGGACTACACCGCCGCCAAGGGTGCGATCGAATCCGTGACGAAGACCACGGCCCGGGAGTTCTCGAGCTACCGTGCCCGCGTCAATGCGATCGCCCCGGGGCCGGTGCGGACACCGATGCTCGCCGCTGTTGGCGAAGAAGGCGTTGCCGCCATGGGGCGGGCGACACTGACAGGCAAGATTGCCGAGCCCGAACAGATGGCATCGGTCATCTGCTCCCTCGCAGACCCCCAGATCTCCGGTTACATCACCGGCGAGATCCTGCAGGTCAACGGCGGGCTGTATCTCGACTAGCGGGGACGTTCCTTGCGAGCTAACGCCGAAAGAGCCGGCCCAGCAGGCTCTTGCCTACGTTGAGGACGCCCTCGTCCACGCGCCCGTCACCATCCATGTCGAGCAGATTGCCGAGCGGTCCGAAGCGCTCGCCGAGGGAATTTTCCGCGTGCTTGGCGACCTGGCCCAGCTCGTAGCTGAGTTCCTGGGAGCCCATGCGATGCTCCTGCTGCGCCTTTCCGAGCGCGCCCATCACCAAGGGCGCTAGAGCGGCCAGCAGTTTCGAGATCGTGGCGCCGTCGAGATCTGAGCCACGGCCGATCTCGCTCTCGATACCGCCGCGCTTGCCGCCGAGCATATGCCCCAGGATCGCCTCGCCGATCGAGTTGCCTCCGCCGCTTCCACCGGCAAGCGCCCCCACGAGATCGTTGAGAATGCTGCCATCGTGGCCGGTTTCGAGGGCTGCGAGCAGCGAATCGGCTCCCTGCGGAGCCGACACGTTCCGATTGAGCGCGCCGAACATCGCGGGCAGAGCGGCCCGCGTGGCATCCGCCGTCGCGCCCTCGGATGCCCCGACCTGTCGGGCCAACGCCTCCAACCCCTTGCCCTGGGTCACCTGGCCGAGCAGTTCATCGAAGATTCCATCCATGGCTTCAAGCCTCCCCTTGGAGATTCGTCAAACGCTCCACGGCGTCCACGTACTCCTCCACCATCTCATAGATCACATCCCGGCAGGAACGAATCTCGTTCATCTGTCCCACGACCTGCCCGACCGGATTGAACGCCACCTTCTGGGCGGCATTCGCGTACGTATGAACGCGCTGGATCGCCTCGGTCGTCACCATGCCTTGGAGCGGCATCCCGAGCGGCTCCGGTGTGTCATCGCGCTCCCAGGCGTCGGTCCACTCGTTGCGCAACATGCGGCAGGGTTTGCCGGTGTAGGAGCGCGAGCGCACCGTGTCCTGGCTGGTCGCTTCGAGATAGGAATCCAACTGGGCGGGAGACGCTTCGGCCTCCTCGACGGTCAACCACAGGGAGCCCGTCCAGACCCCCTGGGCGCCCACCGCCAATGCCGCAGCCATCTGGCGACCGGTTCCGATGCCTCCGGCGGCGAGCACCGGCGTCGGTGCAACGGCCTCGATGATCTGCGGCCACAACACCAGGCTCCCGATCTCGCCGGTGTGACCACCCCCCTCGGTGCCCTGGGCGATGATGATGTCGATGCCCGCATCCCGGTGGCGCTGGGCCTGGTGCACCTTGCCGCAGAGAGCCGCGACCATGCGCCCGCTTTCCTGTACCCGCTTCACGACATCCGGCGGCGGCGTCCCCAATGCGTTTGCGATGAGTCGCACCTTCTCGTGCTGCAACGCCACATCGAGCTGTGGCGTCGCCGTGGCTTCGGTCCAGCCGAACATCTCGGAACGCTGCTCTCCGGGCGGGATTTCGGGCACCCCGGCATCGGCCAACAACTTCGACGCGAACTCCCGATGTTGGGGCGGAACCATCTCGCGGAGATGCTCCTCGAGCTTGGCCGGATCCATCTCGCCCATCCCCTCGTATTTCTGGGGGATGACCAGGTCCACGCCGTAGGGCTTGTCGCCGATATGGCTGTCGATCCAGTTGCACTCGATCTCGAGTTGCTCGGGGCTGAAGCCGACCGCGCCGAGGACACCAAATCCGCCCGCT
The nucleotide sequence above comes from bacterium. Encoded proteins:
- a CDS encoding DUF937 domain-containing protein; protein product: MDGIFDELLGQVTQGKGLEALARQVGASEGATADATRAALPAMFGALNRNVSAPQGADSLLAALETGHDGSILNDLVGALAGGSGGGNSIGEAILGHMLGGKRGGIESEIGRGSDLDGATISKLLAALAPLVMGALGKAQQEHRMGSQELSYELGQVAKHAENSLGERFGPLGNLLDMDGDGRVDEGVLNVGKSLLGRLFRR
- a CDS encoding nitronate monooxygenase, which codes for MRTDLCQQLGIEFPIFAFTHCRDVVVAVSQAGGFGVLGAVGFSPEQLEIECNWIDSHIGDKPYGVDLVIPQKYEGMGEMDPAKLEEHLREMVPPQHREFASKLLADAGVPEIPPGEQRSEMFGWTEATATPQLDVALQHEKVRLIANALGTPPPDVVKRVQESGRMVAALCGKVHQAQRHRDAGIDIIIAQGTEGGGHTGEIGSLVLWPQIIEAVAPTPVLAAGGIGTGRQMAAALAVGAQGVWTGSLWLTVEEAEASPAQLDSYLEATSQDTVRSRSYTGKPCRMLRNEWTDAWERDDTPEPLGMPLQGMVTTEAIQRVHTYANAAQKVAFNPVGQVVGQMNEIRSCRDVIYEMVEEYVDAVERLTNLQGEA